The stretch of DNA AGTTCATTGGCAATCACAAATGGTTACTTTTGCTTAGTTATCAAACAGTATATAAACAAATAACTtcatcaacaccatcactgatttcattttcatgagatTAAAATAATGCGTATTATTCATATGCATAGAAATCTAATTTATATGGAGTGGGCTACACTCGCCTGCCTTTTTGCCAGTTTCTGTGATCTGGGGTGCAGTCATGGTGGTAGTCAAGGCAATACAGTTCATTGGCAGCCTCACCCAGGGTTATACAGTGCAGATGCTTTTACCTTCACACCTAGAGCCACCTGCCAGGAGGAATCATCATTCTTATCACTGTGCTGATGAGTACAGTACATCTGTCATtagcagaaggagagggagagagaatagaTTTGACACAGTGCCAGCTGGCTTTGAGTGTTTCAGTTTAAAATCCTTTGAATGGCAGAAGATGATTGTTCATgattcatgttttcattatcTTCAGTTGATCAGAGAGATCAGTAACAGGGTTCTGTGCCTTTTTACCCTTCAACTTACTCACTTTGAAAAGCCCTGGCTGATAGTAAGGCCAGTTTGCGTAATAAATTGGAGAATAGATCAATTCTGCGCTTAATTACACAATGTGAAGGGATAAACATCATAAAGTATTTAAGATacttcatcattttattttcaatcaaTTCATCATTTgtgaatatccatccatccatccatccatccattatctgaacctgcttatcctgatcagggtcgcaggggggctggagcctatcccagcatacattgggcgaaaggcaggaatacaccctggacaggtcgccagtccatcgcagggcacacgcaccattcactcacacactcatgcctacgggcaatttagactctccaattggcctaacctgcatgtctttggactgtgggaggaaaccggagtacccggaggaaacccacgcagacacggggagaacatgcaaactccgcacagagaggccccggccgacggggattcaaacccaggacctccttgctgtgaggcgcatttgtgaatatattttataattttttgaaCTGTTTAAAATCGTAACATGACATGCGTTTCAGAAAAAGATTCATGGTCCCACCTTAGTGGATTGATTCAGTCACCAGTGGGCATTCATGATCCAAATTCCTGGAGGTTGTGGCCTCTGGAACACTCAGGTCAGGGTACCTCTTCTTCAGTGACAGTTTACGTTTAGCTGTAACCAACTTGTGGTATATTCTGAAGTTGTTCACCAAGACAGGAACAGGTAGGGCAAGGAACAGTACACCTGTCACGGCACAGAGGCCTCCAACTATCCTGCCAGGCCAGCCTACTGGATAAATGTCACCGTAGCCAATGGTGGTCAAGGTTACCACTGCCCACCAGGCACCAAAAGAAATATGCTCGACGTTGTGATCTCTGAAAAAGTGCTCAGCATAGTAGATTAAGGAGCCAAACATGAATGAGGTCACTGCCAGTGAAGCAGAGAGGATGACGTAGCAGCCCAGGCTAGCCCGCAGAGTGTGTCCCAgaacctgtacacacacaacatctgGCATCAGCTTGAAAACCCGCAGGAGACGCAGAAACCGCACAACTCGCACCACTCCCAGTGCGTTCCTGGTGGTGTAGGAGAGGACTTCAGGCCTCACTTCAATGTAGAAAGGAAGGATGGCCACAAAGTCCACGGTGTTAAGCGGATTCTTGATGAAGAGCAGCTTGTCTGGGCAGCAGATGACACGAACCAGGAACTCAACGGTGAACCATACTGTGCAAACAGCCTCCACCACGAATAAAGGATGTTTTGGACTGGATCTCACTATGTCG from Conger conger chromosome 14, fConCon1.1, whole genome shotgun sequence encodes:
- the LOC133110519 gene encoding potassium voltage-gated channel subfamily C member 3-like isoform X1; this translates as MAKREDSEKIVINVGGIRNETYKSTLKSLPGTRLALLVESVSDDDNAEPGSVSEFFFDRDPGMFTYILNYYRTGNLNFPPKACGCLFEKELAFWGIKETDMEPCCWVSYSTHRDRIEALRKLGPSDPEQQDSRNLLLLSPERSQATCMSKTWALFDDPHSSMAAEIISVISLIFLLVAIINTCAGTHPFFEEYKIHVDPTTAYILENDIVRSSPKHPLFVVEAVCTVWFTVEFLVRVICCPDKLLFIKNPLNTVDFVAILPFYIEVRPEVLSYTTRNALGVVRVVRFLRLLRVFKLMPDVVCVQVLGHTLRASLGCYVILSASLAVTSFMFGSLIYYAEHFFRDHNVEHISFGAWWAVVTLTTIGYGDIYPVGWPGRIVGGLCAVTGVLFLALPVPVLVNNFRIYHKLVTAKRKLSLKKRYPDLSVPEATTSRNLDHECPLVTESIH